One region of Culex pipiens pallens isolate TS chromosome 2, TS_CPP_V2, whole genome shotgun sequence genomic DNA includes:
- the LOC120415111 gene encoding protein lines has product MVLQNEKKDPHPKGGGSTGSGANVVESPPVESIGMPCPSTATSSSSSSSSSANEQPVIKRQRIEAETDVVDAVNTSANSSTASSSGNSSNGSSLVASACSSSTSLSSSPPNCSSSASSTTSGSSSTTGSIGGGVGVGVVGVRDQPTVGSGSEEDLRLRQVQDYQAIFQEAIAKQCLCGLETNVLLMSFQSYYVYATGVGSGGLLDSSRGRGMVRQLQPLIEWPFEYLLKFLSNVQLLFDTYLKQNIKGNICSGVMDLCNYLIRAENQHPETDFVSMNIDEIIGLCNYNNKFINYLSGRILSSFLIIIKDDLDDRWLEKIVANLFDFNQLDILAVKKINFSLDIIKRIVEWKDETEHPLDEDINGGPGPSTSGAGAAGGSGAFNAPSLENNYFATHYGEGGSSYSGSNIFNPTSASSPSSHHHLQSTSHLNVPGGAAASAPICHIISLTDSESFDTTRIKCETISILGNKWPALVKNISHMIRAPAVSQPLIAQSLTAIATETCILTFLRLWESIISVKANLSVVETQPFQSQLDHFQLLLLSTKNSVIYKQMLTLFNEALCYGSTLALQDFIPEEVGSLAHNVVRSVKDHRILDKMPKSSYTSVLGFIGYRGEVIRYHDSRLSQVVEPNGRRVVPIESTSGSSAGGSAGPTTQSRYDRTLLQKMALLVLKAVAVIVKEIRCDSSDSSVDSSDFDMQEIQMIERSIRDVVRKLETFLKAQLEFHPDSHFSKVLIHLFDDQDDYLVEAMVCTLDVTSGISFRNNAFPELIAILNPVYTFIEFSNLGPNITHLFLDLLISTETCFLLFLLRFLKYIRQNWSMFTQSCLNYYQHNSYSNATTLLQSFRNSQIVINNNSNNVILDSVMTVLISLRLQISRLVADTLFPYNIGPILRLIENCESLYEGNELS; this is encoded by the coding sequence ATGGTGCTCCAGAACGAGAAAAAAGACCCGCATCCAAAGGGTGGTGGATCCACCGGAAGTGGCGCCAATGTCGTCGAGTCACCGCCGGTGGAATCGATCGGCATGCCGTGCCCGTCGACGGCCACCTCCTCGTCGTCCTCGTCTTCGTCATCCGCCAACGAGCAGCCGGTCATCAAGCGGCAACGGATCGAGGCGGAAACGGACGTGGTGGACGCGGTGAACACGAGCGCAAACAGCAGCACGGCCAGTTCGAGCGGGAATTCTTCGAACGGATCTTCGCTGGTGGCGTCGGCGTGTTCCAGCTCGACGAGTttgtcgtcgtcgccgccgaATTGTAGCAGCAGCGCGAGCAGCACCACGTCGGGTTCGTCGTCGACGACGGGCTCGATTGGTGGGGGAGTTGGGGTTGGTGTTGTGGGGGTGAGGGATCAACCGACGGTTGGGAGTGGATCGGAGGAGGATTTGAGGTTACGGCAGGTGCAGGACTATCAGGCGATTTTCCAGGAGGCGATCGCGAAGCAGTGCCTGTGTGGGCTGGAGACGAACGTGCTGTTGATGTCGTTTCAGTCGTATTATGTGTACGCGACGGGAGTTGGAAGTGGGGGTCTGCTGGACAGCAGTAGGGGACGGGGGATGGTGAGGCAACTGCAGCCGCTGATCGAGTGGCCGTTCGAGTACTTGCTCAAGTTTCTGTCCAACGTGCAGCTGTTGTTCGATACGTACTTGAAGCAGAACATCAAGGGAAACATTTGCTCGGGAGTGATGGATTTGTGCAACTATCTGATCCGGGCCGAGAACCAGCATCCGGAGACGGACTTTGTGTCGATGAACATTGATGAGATTATCGGGTTGTGTAACTACAACAACAAGTTTATCAACTACCTTTCCGGGCGGATACTGTCCTCGTTTTTGATCATCATCAAGGACGACCTGGACGATCGGTGGCTGGAGAAGATTGTGGCGAATCTGTTCGACTTTAACCAGCTGGACATTCTGGCGGTGAAGAAGATCAACTTTAGCCTGGATATCATCAAGCGGATAGTGGAGTGGAAGGACGAAACGGAGCATCCGCTGGATGAGGACATTAATGGGGGACCGGGTCCGAGTACAAGTGGTGCGGGTGCAGCTGGAGGTTCCGGAGCGTTCAACGCTCCCTCGCTGGAGAACAACTACTTTGCGACGCACTACGGAGAGGGAGGAAGCAGTTACTCGGGCAGCAATATCTTCAACCCCACCTCCGCGTCATCTCCCTCGAGTCATCACCACCTGCAGTCAACATCCCACCTGAATGTCCCTGGAGGTGCCGCCGCCTCTGCTCCCATCTGCCATATCATCTCGCTGACGGATTCGGAGAGTTTCGACACGACGAGGATCAAGTGCGAAACGATCAGCATCCTCGGCAACAAGTGGCCCGCGCTGGTCAAGAACAtttcgcacatgatccgggCGCCAGCCGTGTCGCAACCGTTGATCGCCCAAAGCTTGACGGCAATCGCTACCGAAACCTGCATACTCACGTTCCTGCGGCTCTGGGAGAGCATCATCAGCGTTAAGGCGAACCTGTCGGTGGTGGAAACGCAACCGTTCCAGTCCCAGCTGGATCACTTTCAGCTGTTGCTGCTGTCGACGAAGAACTCGGTCATTTACAAGCAGATGTTGACGCTGTTCAATGAAGCTCTGTGCTACGGCAGTACGCTCGCGTTGCAGGACTTTATTCCGGAGGAGGTTGGCAGCTTGGCCCACAACGTGGTGCGATCCGTTAAGGACCATCGGATACTGGACAAGATGCCCAAGTCGTCGTACACGAGTGTGCTGGGGTTCATCGGATACCGCGGGGAGGTCATTCGATACCACGACAGTCGGTTGTCGCAGGTAGTGGAACCTAACGGGCGACGCGTTGTACCCATCGAGAGCACATCGGGAAGTAGTGCCGGTGGATCGGCAGGACCTACCACGCAATCGCGGTACGATCGAACGCTGCTGCAAAAGATGGCCCTGCTGGTGCTGAAGGCGGTGGCCGTAATCGTGAAGGAAATTCGATGCGATTCGAGCGATTCCAGCGTGGACAGTAGCGACTTTGATATGCAGGAAATTCAGATGATCGAACGCAGCATCCGGGACGTGGTGCGGAAGCTGGAAACGTTCCTGAAAGCCCAGCTCGAGTTCCACCCGGACTCACACTTCAGCAAGGTGCTAATCCACTTGTTCGACGACCAGGACGACTACCTGGTGGAGGCCATGGTGTGCACGCTGGACGTCACGTCGGGCATCTCCTTCCGGAACAACGCCTTCCCAGAGCTCATCGCTATCCTCAATCCCGTCTACACCTTCATCGAGTTCTCCAACCTCGGTCCAAACATCACACATCTCTTCCTGGACCTCCTCATCAGCACGGAAACCTGTTTCCTCCTCTTCCTTCTACGCTTCCTCAAGTACATCCGCCAAAACTGGTCCATGTTCACGCAGAGTTGCCTCAACTACTACCAGCACAACAGTTACAGCAACGCCACCACGCTGCTACAGAGCTTCCGCAACAGCCAGATAGTCataaacaacaacagcaacaacgtcATCCTGGACAGCGTCATGACGGTGTTGATCAGCTTGCGGCTGCAAATCAGCCGGCTCGTCGCGGACACGCTGTTCCCGTACAACATTGGGCCGATCCTGCGGTTGATCGAGAACTGCGAGAGTCTCTACGAGGGCAACGAGCTGAGCTGA
- the LOC120415141 gene encoding zinc metalloproteinase nas-4-like, protein MATRGSFRMLVATFISVSLICAIFGAPLNDAGTSANVMEWQQAGTYFQGDMVLNSEQTEALDTDKTDHTALIGPQYLWPQNTVYYVIKTEDFTAQQQAQIKAGMAEIEANSCIKFVPRTTQKNYVYITGNNSGCWAVLGYQTNDINYLNLNGCWVHGSIVHELLHTLGFVHMQSSSDRDFYVTIDWSAIQDGADGNFVRYWSIQINDLGVPYDYESVMHYGATAFGKNGQQTIIPHEPGVQIGLREKMSFKDIKRLNKLYPQCN, encoded by the exons ATGGCTACGAGAGGTTCTTTCAG GATGCTCGTAGCAACTTTCATAAGTGTATCACTGATTTGTGCAATTTTTGGCGCACCCTTAAATGATGCTGGCACGTCCGCCAATGTAATGGAATGGCAACAGGCTGGGACATATTTCCAGGGTGACATGGTCCTTAACAGCGAGCAGACCGAGGCTCTGGACACTGATAAAACAGACCACACCGCTCTGATTGGTCCGCAATACCTTTGGCCGCAAAACACCGTGTACTACGTGATCAAGACCGAGGACTTTA CTGCTCAGCAACAAGCTCAAATCAAGGCGGGAATGGCGGAAATCGAGGCAAACAGTTGCATCAAATTCGTCCCGAGAACGACCCAGAAGAACTATGTGTACATAACCGGCAACAATAGCGGATGTTGGGCTGTGCTGGGCTATCAAACGAATGACATCAACTACCTGAACCTGAACGGGTGCTGGGTCCACGGAAGTATCGTGCACGAGTTGCTGCACACCCTCGGGTTTGTCCACATGCAGAGTTCGTCCGATCGGGACTTTTACGTCACGATCGATTGGAGCGCCATCCAGGACGGGGCGGACGGCAACTTTGTCCGGTACTGGTCGATTCAGATCAACGACCTGGGCGTCCCGTACGACTACGAAAGTGTGATGCACTACGGGGCGACGGCCTTCGGCAAGAACGGCCAGCAGACGATCATCCCGCACGAGCCCGGAGTCCAAATTGGGCTGCGCGAAAAAATGAGCTTCAAGGACATCAAGCGCCTGAACAAGCTGTATCCGCAGTGTAACTGA
- the LOC120415149 gene encoding zinc metalloproteinase nas-15-like, whose amino-acid sequence MIKLLQFLLTALLILDARVKGAAILKTVGDEADSAHDLAEELSGQFEGDIVLNDVQQNEFRKRTGVILPQLLWPNGIVHYEIFADNFTSHQIMTIEGAMLDIQRVSCVRFVPRTATTTDYVRITGAPSGCFSYVGRQGGPQQLNLQPGTNCFQYGTILHELIHALGFYHMQSASDRDQYVTIRWENVQQGMQTNFQSYGVEYISDFGMGYDYGSLMHYSATAFSANGAQTIVPREAGATIGQRVWMSEPDIWRIWAMYKCA is encoded by the exons ATGATTaaattgttacaatttttgcttACCGCCCTGCTGATCTTGGACGCAAGGGTAAAGGGCGCCGCGATTCTCAAAACCGTCGGTGATGAAGCTGACTCAGCACACGATTTGGCCGAAGAGTTGAGTGGTCAGTTCGAGGGAGATATCGTGCTGAACGATGTCCAGCAGAATGAGTTTAGAAAGCGCACCGGAGTTATTCTTCCGCAGTTGCTGTGGCCCAACGGGATCGTGCATTACGAGATCTTTGCAGACAACTTCA CTTCCCACCAAATTATGACCATCGAGGGTGCCATGTTGGACATTCAGCGGGTTAGCTGCGTACGGTTTGTCCCGCGAACTGCCACAACCACGGATTACGTGCGCATTACCGGTGCCCCTTCGGGATGTTTCTCGTACGTCGGTCGTCAGGGAGGACCGCAGCAGTTGAATCTCCAGCCCGGAACGAATTGCTTCCAGTACGGGACCATCCTGCACGAGTTGATTCACGCGCTCGGGTTCTACCACATGCAGAGTGCCTCCGACCGGGACCAGTACGTGACGATCCGGTGGGAGAACGTCCAGCAGGGAATGCAGACCAACTTCCAGTCGTACGGCGTGGAGTACATTTCGGACTTTGGGATGGGCTACGACTACGGCAGCTTGATGCACTACAGCGCGACGGCGTTCAGTGCGAACGGGGCGCAGACGATTGTCCCCCGGGAGGCAGGTGCCACCATTGGACAGCGCGTGTGGATGAGCGAGCCCGATATCTGGAGGATCTGGGCAATGTACAAGTGCGCATGA
- the LOC120415159 gene encoding seminal metalloprotease 1-like yields the protein MCKKVILYAACCVLWMSAALALPLLDHGEESLDKFEGDMILSFDQKLALAGYRNGLVQEQFRWPNNKLFYRIVPDNFTSEQMDYIRKALDTIEEVSCLKIEEADDFTEAYVQIVGDDGGCFSEVGYQGEVQVLNLAPNKLENGCFRLGTIIHEFLHALGFFHMQSSADRDDYVEIVWDNIQPGTEHNFAKYNSSFVSNFDIVYDYGSVMHYPETAFSVNGLRTIIPLDPEATIGQREGMSPSDVAKLRRMYGC from the exons ATG TGCAAGAAAGTGATTTTGTACGCCGCATGCTGCGTGTTGTGGATGTCGGCAGCTTTGGCGCTGCCACTGCTCGACCATGGTGAGGAATCGCTGGATAAGTTCGAAGGTGATATGATCCTGTCCTTTGACCAGAAGCTGGCGTTGGCCGGATATCGGAACGGTCTTGTTCAGGAGCAGTTTCGGTGGCCGAACAACAAGCTATTCTACCGGATTGTACCGGATAACTTTA CCTCTGAACAGATGGACTACATCCGTAAAGCGTTGGATACCATTGAGGAGGTGTCCTGTCTGAAAATCGAAGAAGCTGACGACTTTACTGAAGCATACGTTCAGATCGTTGGAGATGACGGCGGTTGCTTCTCGGAAGTTGGATATCAAGGTGAAGTGCAGGTCCTCAACCTTGCTCCTAACAAGCTGGAGAACGGTTGCTTCCGGTTGGGTACGATCATCCACGAGTTCTTGCATGCTTTGGGATTCTTCCACATGCAGAGTTCCGCCGATCGGGACGATTACGTGGAGATCGTGTGGGACAACATTCAACCGGGGACGGAGCACAACTTTGCCAAGTACAACTCGAGCTTCGTGAGTAACTTTGACATCGTGTACGATTATGGCAGCGTCATGCACTACCCGGAGACGGCGTTCAGTGTGAACGGATTGCGGACGATCATTCCGCTGGATCCGGAAGCGACTATTGGCCAACGTGAGGGCATGAGTCCGAGCGATGTGGCCAAGTTGAGACGGATGTACGGGTGTTAG
- the LOC120415158 gene encoding blastula protease 10-like, translated as MQTTVLLALLLVALTAVQGSPLKSRLRPNTPENIARLRNPQPGDLAEELSGQFEGDIVLTEEQEDAIVRGKRNGLISAAKRWPNNVVPYEIVEEHFTPEQVAYIELGLRTLEQRSCLRFRRRQPDDGESYVRVIGNEDSGCWSWVGYMSNEFQELHLNPSAPESGCFRLATIMHEFLHALGFYHQQSASDRDEFVDILFENVQDGMQNNFYIYTADVVTDFGVRYDYGSVMHYGPYSFSKNGLPTIVPKDPKAEIGQRVALSEKDFSKLNHMYGCLKKG; from the exons ATGCAAACAACGGTGCTCCTAGCTCTACTCCTTGTGGCGCTCACTGCCGTCCAGGGAAGTCCACTAAAGAGTCGACTTCGCCCCAACACCCCGGAAAACA TCGCACGACTCCGCAACCCACAGCCCGGTGACCTCGCGGAGGAACTGAGTGGCCAGTTCGAGGGTGACATTGTGCTAACCGAGGAGCAGGAAGATGCGATCGTGCGGGGTAAACGAAACGGACTGATCAGCGCGGCAAAACGTTGGCCCAACAACGTCGTTCCGTACGAGATCGTCGAGGAGCACTTTA CTCCGGAGCAGGTAGCCTACATCGAGCTGGGGCTTCGAACGCTGGAGCAGCGATCGTGCCTCCGGTTCCGACGTCGTCAACCCGATGACGGTGAATCGTACGTGCGCGTGATTGGTAACGAAGATTCAGGCTGTTGGTCCTGGGTTGGTTATATGAGTAACGAGTTCCAGGAGTTGCATCTGAATCCGAGCGCACCGGAATCGGGATGCTTCCGGCTGGCCACGATCATGCACGAGTTCCTCCATGCGCTTGGGTTCTACCACCAGCAGAGTGCTAGTGACCGGGACGAGTTTGTCGATATTTTGTTCGAGAACGTTCAGGATGGTATGCAGAACAACTTCTATATCTATACGGCGGACGTAGTGACGGACTTTGGCGTGCGTTATGACTACGGCAGTGTGATGCACTACGGGCCGTATTCGTTCAGCAAGAACGGACTGCCGACTATTGTACCGAAG GATCCCAAGGCAGAGATTGGACAGCGCGTTGCTCTCAGTGAGAAGGACTTTTCGAAGCTCAATCATATGtatggttgtttgaaaaaaggttaa
- the LOC120415136 gene encoding seminal metalloprotease 1-like produces the protein MKTALGVILIAVAVVSLQGSPLTKRLKQISPENLERLRHPKPDELKEELSGQFEGDIVLTEEQDDAILQSHKRNGHVDLDYRWPNNEIPYEIAVEHFSPAHVDYIERGLRILEQRSCLRFRPRRDDSESYIRVIGDDAGCWSRVGYVNEGMQELHLDPDPLDTGCFRIGTIVHEFLHSLGFYHQQSATDRDEFVDVILDNIQDGKQHNFNVYPADVVTDFGVRYDYGSVMHYGPMSFSKNGLPTIVPKDPNAVIGQRLGMSERDISKLNLMYGCLNKN, from the exons ATGAAGACAGCTTTGGGGGTCATTTTGATTGCAGTTGCGGTGGTTTCGCTTCAGGGTAGTCCGCTGACTAAACGTCTCAAGCAAATTAGTCCCGAGAATC TTGAACGCTTGCGTCACCCGAAGCCCGATGAGCTAAAGGAGGAACTGAGTGGCCAGTTCGAGGGCGATATCGTGCTGACCGAAGAGCAGGACGATGCCATCCTGCAAAGTCACAAGCGAAACGGTCACGTAGATCTGGATTACCGATGGCCGAACAACGAAATCCCGTACGAGATTGCGGTGGAGCATTTCT CTCCAGCGCACGTGGACTACATCGAGCGAGGTCTCCGGATTCTGGAGCAACGGTCGTGTCTTCGGTTTCGACCGCGTCGCGACGACAGCGAATCGTACATCCGCGTGATCGGAGACGACGCCGGCTGCTGGTCCCGGGTGGGATACGTGAACGAAGGCATGCAAGAGCTGCACCTGGATCCGGACCCGCTGGACACGGGATGCTTTCGCATTGGAACGATTGTGCACGAGTTTCTGCACTCGCTCGGATTCTACCACCAGCAGAGTGCTACCGATCGGGATGAGTTTGTCGATGTGATACTGGACAACATCCAAGACGGGAAGCAGCACAACTTCAACGTCTATCCGGCGGACGTTGTGACGGACTTTGGCGTGCGATACGACTATGGCAGTGTGATGCACTACGGACCGATGTCGTTTAGCAAGAACGGATTGCCGACAATCGTGCCGAAGGATCCGAACGCGGTCATCGGACAGCGGCTCGGGATGAGTGAGCGTGACATCTCGAAGCTAAACTTGATGTATGGGtgcttgaacaaaaattaa
- the LOC120415137 gene encoding seminal metalloprotease 1-like produces the protein MNLLGVKLFLVASLLAGIGMGAPQYRIYENSLENIERLKNLKPGELAEELSGQFEGDMILTEEQYLDITRRNGMVQEQYRWPDNVVYYEIDDEFFNEDQVEYILRAMRIIESVTCIKYRPRDPDNPAFIRIHGDGSGCSATVGHIGSAQNLKLQPYPLDSGCFRLGTIVHELIHGLGFRHMQSTYNRDDYVEIVWDNIQPGSENNFLLYGPDRVSNFGAEYDYGSVMHYSSTAFSINGQKTIVALKETDLKMGQRDGMSEKDIFKINRMYNCFEKN, from the exons ATGAACTTACTGGGTGTTAAGTTGTTCCTGGTGGCGTCTCTACTTGCCGGAATCGGCATGGGAGCGCCTCAGTACAGGATCTACGAGAATAGTTTGGAGAACA TTGAACGTTTGAAGAACTTGAAACCGGGAGAGCTTGCCGAGGAGTTGAGTGGCCAGTTCGAGGGCGATATGATTCTTACCGAGGAGCAATACTTGGACATCACGCGCCGAAACGGGATGGTTCAGGAACAGTACCGCTGGCCGGACAACGTTGTGTACTACGAGATCGATGACGAGTTCTTCAACGAGGACCAGGTTGAGTACATCCTTCGGGCGATGCGAATTATTGAGTCGGTGACCTGCATCAAGTATCGGCCCCGTGATCCAGATAATCCGGCGTTCATTCGCATTCACGGAGACGGGTCTGGTTGTTCGGCAACGGTCGGTCACATCGGAAGCGCTCAGAACCTCAAGCTGCAGCCGTATCCGCTGGAttcgggttgcttccggttgggAACGATAGTGCACGAGCTGATCCATGGACTCGGATTCCGACACATGCAGAGCACGTACAACAGGGACGATTACGTCGAGATCGTATGGGATAACATTCAACCGGGGTCGGAGAACAACTTCCTGCTGTACGGACCGGATCGGGTGAGCAACTTTGGCGCGGAGTACGACTATGGCAGCGTGATGCACTACAGTTCGACGGCGTTCAGTATCAACGGCCAAAAGACGATTGTGGCGTTGAAG GAAACTGACTTAAAGATGGGACAGCGTGATGGAATGAGCGAAAaggacattttcaaaatcaacagAATGTACAATTGTTTCGAGAAGAACTGA
- the LOC128092965 gene encoding trypsin-3-like, which yields MLRVGLLVIASLALGTTQDVDSDFRIIGGKPVNINTVPYQVSVIVQYGTYLIHTCGGSILDEDTILTAAHCVTLSTRYFIRAGSTNNRYGGQFVEVSEIIVHPDNDPSTFDYDVCILKLKRKLDFGALVKPIKLADSEKYYKTGTKSLVSGWGALQVGIPLNIRNIQVNSLD from the exons ATGCTTCGAGTCGGTCTGCTCGTGATCGCCAGTTTGGCCCTGGGTACTACCCAGGACGTGGATAGTGATTTCCGGATTATTGGCGGGAAGCCCGTGAATATCAACACGGTTCCCTATCAAGTGTCGGTTATAGTTCAGTATGGAACGTACCTGATTCACACCTGTGGTGGATCAATTCTGGACGAGGACACCATCCTTACAGCGGCGCACTGTGTAACTTT AAGCACACGGTACTTTATCCGCGCCGGGTCGACCAACAATCGATACGGCGGACAGTTCGTTGAGGTGTCGGAGATCATCGTCCACCCCGATAAtgaccccagtaccttcgactaCGATGTCTGCATTCTGAAGCTGAAAAGGAAGCTCGATTTCGGAGCACTTGTCAAGCCAATCAAACTTGCGGATTCGGAGAAATACTACAAAACGGGTACGAAATCTCTCGTGTCCGGTTGGGGTGCTCTGCAGGTAGGTATTCCACTGAATATTCGTAACATCCAGGTGAATTCACTTGATTGA